The sequence AACGAAAGGAAATGGTTTATCTCCATGATGCAATTCGTTCAATGTGTATTCCTGTAGACATTATACCTGTAAGCGAAGCTACTTTTAACGAATGGTCCAATGTACCAGGTACTGTCATTCATAAAGCCAAAACTGAAGGACGATTATGCTATGAAAAATCGTAAACTTGCAGAACGGTTTCTGAGTAAAGCAAATCAAGATATGATTGTTATCGAGAAGTGGCGGCAAGACAAGGAGATTCCTGATGAGATTTTAGGCTTTCATGCTCAACAAGCGGCTGAGAAAATGCTTAAAGCGGTTTTGGCCTATCAAGGGATCGAATTTCCATTTACTCATCGATTGGCTGACTTGATAGACTTAAGCAAAAAGCAAGGTATCGTTTTACCAGAGAGATTGGAAGAGGTACGTTTTTTGACTCCTTTTGCTGTTAAGTTTCGTTATGACCTTTATTATGAAGAGGATAAAGAACCTATTGATTTTAAAGAAATATTCACCTTGCTTATCGAATTACGCAACTGGGTGAATACAATAATCTCTCAGGAGTGATAATTTGCCTAACGAATCGTTGCAGCGGACGGCGGGGGATTGTGCCGTGATTAAAAGTTTTGAAACCGGGAAAGATATTAGGGTCAAACCGTGAATGTGGAATGCACAATAATTCGGTGAGGCAGAGGAAAAGGAAAAGACAGCGAATCAGAGTTTTTGTCTAACCCTGCGTTGCAGTTGACGGCGGGGGACTGTGCCGTGGTCAGAGTTTTGTGGTCTCTCAAAGTTTTATCTTG is a genomic window of bacterium containing:
- a CDS encoding HEPN domain-containing protein, with product MKNRKLAERFLSKANQDMIVIEKWRQDKEIPDEILGFHAQQAAEKMLKAVLAYQGIEFPFTHRLADLIDLSKKQGIVLPERLEEVRFLTPFAVKFRYDLYYEEDKEPIDFKEIFTLLIELRNWVNTIISQE